In the genome of Ctenopharyngodon idella isolate HZGC_01 chromosome 19, HZGC01, whole genome shotgun sequence, one region contains:
- the nelfe gene encoding negative elongation factor E yields MAIFPSSLTEEEEALQKKYAKLKKKKKALMALKKQSSTNQTSQTGLKRTLSDQPVVDTATATEQAKMLIKSGAISAIKSENKNSGFKRSRTLEGKLKDPEKGPAPAFLPFQRSVSTDEEPPDSAKRAHRKSLYESFVPGDRSRDEEGGVSRDPEREREREMDWERDRDRDRDRERERERGRERERDRERERDRSRDGERERDRDRDRDRDRERERDRERDGPYRRSDSYPERRGVRKGNTVYVYGTGLVEDSLRSVFAQHGNIIDLSMDSPRNCAFVTFEKMESADQAVAELNGTTVGDVNIKVSIARKQPMLDAATGKSVWASLAVQNSAKGSYRDKRSQVVYSEDFL; encoded by the exons ATGGCAATATTTCCCAGCTCACTGACAGAAGAAGAGGAAGCATTGCAGAAGAAATATGCCAAATTAaagaaaaag AAAAAGGCCTTAATGGCTCTGAAGAAACAGAGCTCCACCAATCAGACAAGTCAGACAGGACTAAAGCGCA CTTTGTCAGATCAGCCGGTGGTGGACACAGCGACAGCAACAGAGCAAGCGAAAATGCTGATCAAGTCCGGAGCGATCAGCGCCATCAAATCAGAGAACAAGAACTCGGGCTTCAAGCGCTCTAGAACACTTGAGGGTAAACTGAAA GATCCCGAGAAAGGTCCTGCCCCAGCATTCCTGCCATTTCAAAGGAGCGTCTCTACAGATGAGGAACCTCCTGAT TCTGCTAAACGAGCCCACAGGAAATCCCTATATGAGAG TTTTGTTCCTGGAGATCGATCTCGTGATGAAGAGGGAGGAGTGAGTCGAGATCCTGAGAGGGAACGGGAAAGAGAGATGGATTGGGAGAGAGATCGAGATAGAGACCGGGACAGAGAGAGGGAGCGTGAAAGAGGCCGGGAGAGAGAACGGGATCGTGAACGTGAACGAGACAGGAGCCGGGATggagaaagggagagagatAGGGACAGAGATCGGGACAGAGATCGAGAAAGAGAACGAGACAGAGAGCGGGACGGACCCTACAGAC GGTCAGACTCGTATCCTGAGCGCAGAGGGGTACGCAAAGGAAACACGGTGTATGTATATGGCACAGGTTTAGTGGAAGACAGTTTGCGCTCGGTGTTTGCTCAGCATGGCAACATCATTGACCTTTCAATGGACTCACCACGCAA TTGTGCTTTTGTGACCTTTGAGAAGATGGAATCAGCAGACCAGGCTGTGGCAGAG CTGAATGGCACTACTGTGGGTGACGTCAACATCAAAGTCAGCATTGCCAGGAAGCAGCCCATGCTTGATGCCGCCACAGGGAAATCTGTCTGGGCTTCTCTTG CTGTGCAGAACAGTGCCAAGGGCTCCTACAGAGACAAACGGAGCCAGGTCGTTTACAGCGAAGATTTCctttaa